ATCCGCACACTGCTATCCTTCTGCCGCTTGAAGCAGGCGTTCTGCGCAACCGGCACATCGTTCACCGCAGTGACAGTGATGCTGACGGTAGCCAGACTGGAATCGGCGCTGCCATCGTTCGCCTTGTAGATGAAGCTGCCGGTGCCGTAGAAGCCGGTTTCTGGGAGGCGGTTGAGCGAGCCGTCGCCATTGAAGCTGACTGTGCCGCGAGCCGGGTTGGCAATCACGCGGGCCGTAAGCCTGACGTTGGCCACCCTACTCGTCGCAACATACGGAGTGCCTACAAATTCACCTCTTGTTTCTTTCGCACTTGTCTCCGCAGGATCAGCGCAGCTACTACACCAGCAGCAAGCAAGGAGGAAGAGCTGGGAAGAGGAAGCTGAGTACCTGAACCCGTAGCGACATTGGAAAAATTCAGTTGAAATGCAGTGTCGATACCATTAGTCCCGTCCGTCGCAGCAGGGTCCCACTCAAGATAGTGCCGCCAGGACGATTGCTGGTCAATGCGTAATACGAGTTCGCCACCCGTATAGGCATCCAGATAAACTCCCTGACAGCACATGCTTGCGTCATAGGCCATTCCCCAACCGGCATTCTGCAAGGAGTTGTTTAAAGTGGCTGACAGTACCGCGACATAGCGATTACCTGAAACAAGGTTAAGCCCGCCAGTGGCAAAGTCGAAACGTTGAAAGCCAGTGGCTGGATTGGCCAGGCTGCCATCGAAAAACCTTGGTGTACTGGTAAAGAGCATACTGCCAGTGGTGGACATCCCATTCCATTGATAGATGGCCGCACTGAAATTGACTGGCGCGAATCCTTCTGTCAGGTAAAACGAAAAGGAATCGAGCCGTGAGTTCAGCGCAGGAGCTGTGAACGTTTGACCGAACTGCTGAAAGGTTTGAAAGGAAAACGAAGTATCCTCGCCTAACGAATAA
The Fibrobacterota bacterium genome window above contains:
- a CDS encoding cadherin-like domain-containing protein; translation: MANVRLTARVIANPARGTVSFNGDGSLNRLPETGFYGTGSFIYKANDGSADSSLATVSITVTAVNDVPVAQNACFKRQKDSSVRIDFSSLG